From a single Herbiconiux sp. SALV-R1 genomic region:
- a CDS encoding regulatory protein RecX produces MNDVVSLDSVRRRGRSRPSAPESGADGAGTPEPAEFAPRRGRGSHPAGRDAVTERTAESWEPERTAESSEPVDLPFLAPARMAEPVELPVRVEVSDEERLERVSDTVVRALGRRQLSSAETHDLLVAQGATGEEADGLVARYEELGYLNDFALAEALVARLSERSQKSRAVIARELHARKIPSEFVGVALENLDDDHEFELAVEAAVKRVGQLSRYDDETVERRLNGFLARRGFSSGIVREATRRAMATRKATNRVRFR; encoded by the coding sequence ATGAACGACGTCGTCAGCCTCGACTCGGTGCGCCGCCGCGGGCGGTCGCGCCCGTCGGCGCCCGAGTCGGGCGCTGACGGTGCGGGCACTCCTGAACCCGCCGAGTTCGCGCCCCGACGGGGCCGCGGCTCGCACCCCGCGGGCCGCGACGCCGTGACCGAGCGCACGGCCGAGTCGTGGGAGCCCGAGCGCACGGCCGAGTCGTCGGAGCCCGTCGACCTGCCGTTCCTCGCTCCCGCGCGCATGGCCGAACCCGTCGAGCTCCCGGTTCGTGTGGAGGTCTCCGACGAGGAGCGGCTCGAGCGCGTGAGCGACACCGTCGTGCGAGCGCTGGGGCGCCGTCAGCTCTCCTCGGCCGAGACCCACGACCTCCTCGTCGCCCAGGGCGCGACGGGGGAGGAGGCCGACGGCCTCGTCGCCCGGTACGAAGAGCTCGGTTATCTGAACGACTTCGCGTTGGCCGAGGCGCTCGTCGCCCGGCTGAGCGAACGCAGCCAGAAGAGCCGGGCCGTCATCGCCCGCGAGCTGCACGCCCGCAAGATCCCGTCGGAGTTCGTCGGGGTCGCGCTCGAGAACCTCGACGACGACCACGAGTTCGAGCTCGCCGTCGAAGCAGCGGTGAAGCGGGTCGGTCAGCTCTCGCGGTACGACGACGAGACGGTCGAGCGGCGCCTCAACGGCTTCCTCGCCCGCCGGGGCTTCAGTTCCGGCATCGTGCGCGAGGCCACGCGGCGCGCGATGGCGACGCGCAAGGCCACCAACCGGGTGCGGTTCCGCTGA
- the miaA gene encoding tRNA (adenosine(37)-N6)-dimethylallyltransferase MiaA, whose translation MAPGASAPAADGPARLIAVVGATGTGKSELSLRLAERLTDRGVAAEVVNADAMQLYRGMDIGTAKLAPAERRGIPHHLLDVLDVTADASVAAYQREAREAIEAIQARGAVALLVGGSGLYVSSVIHDFQFPARDAEVRRRLEAELDATGARALYDRLKALDPEAAVSIGQFNGRRLVRALEVVELTGEPLSGTLPDVPVPWRPLAIVRLGVERQALVPRLDERVVQMWERGLVDEVAALLPRGLRDGTTASRAIGYAQALADLDGTMTRADAIAEAQALTRRYARRQVSWFKRYPDAIDADALDAASVTAAVDRALGLVASP comes from the coding sequence ATGGCCCCGGGCGCGTCCGCCCCGGCAGCAGACGGGCCGGCGCGACTGATCGCCGTGGTCGGCGCCACCGGCACCGGCAAGTCGGAGCTCTCCCTCCGACTCGCGGAGCGCCTCACCGACCGCGGTGTCGCGGCCGAGGTGGTCAACGCCGACGCGATGCAGCTGTACCGGGGCATGGACATCGGCACCGCCAAGCTCGCACCGGCCGAACGCCGCGGGATTCCGCACCACCTCCTCGACGTGCTCGACGTCACCGCCGACGCCTCGGTCGCGGCCTACCAGCGCGAGGCGCGCGAGGCGATCGAGGCGATCCAGGCGCGCGGTGCCGTCGCCCTCCTGGTGGGCGGGTCGGGCCTCTACGTCTCCTCGGTCATCCACGACTTCCAGTTCCCCGCCCGAGACGCCGAGGTGCGGCGCCGGCTCGAGGCCGAACTCGACGCGACCGGCGCCCGTGCCCTCTACGACCGACTGAAGGCTCTCGACCCCGAGGCGGCGGTGTCGATCGGCCAGTTCAACGGCCGCCGCCTCGTGCGCGCGCTCGAGGTGGTCGAGCTCACCGGCGAACCGCTCAGCGGAACCCTGCCCGACGTGCCGGTGCCGTGGCGCCCCCTGGCGATCGTGCGGCTGGGCGTCGAACGCCAGGCCCTGGTGCCGCGCCTCGACGAACGGGTGGTGCAGATGTGGGAGCGTGGCCTGGTCGACGAGGTCGCCGCGCTCCTGCCGCGGGGCCTCCGCGACGGCACCACCGCATCCCGGGCCATCGGCTATGCGCAGGCACTCGCCGATCTCGACGGCACGATGACGCGCGCCGACGCCATCGCCGAGGCGCAGGCGCTCACCCGGCGTTACGCTCGCCGCCAGGTCAGTTGGTTCAAGCGCTATCCCGACGCCATCGACGCCGACGCCCTCGACGCGGCGAGCGTGACGGCAGCCGTCGACCGGGCTCTCGGCCTCGTCGCGTCACCCTAG
- the hisH gene encoding imidazole glycerol phosphate synthase subunit HisH — protein sequence MKRPNVVLLDYGSGNIHSAAKALERAGADVTVTGDRLAALEADGLLVPGVGAFSAVMDQLTAVRGGEVIDKRLAGGRPVLGICVGMQVMFSDSNERGVEAEGLGEWPGTVELLDAEVVPHMGWNTVEPPAGTVLFDGIEDERFYFVHSYAAQNWELTPDKTHRPPLVTWAEHGAKFVAAVENGPLSATQFHPEKSGDAGIRLLSNWLGTLD from the coding sequence GTGAAGCGCCCGAACGTCGTGCTGCTCGACTACGGCAGCGGCAACATCCACTCCGCGGCGAAGGCGCTCGAGCGCGCCGGAGCCGACGTCACCGTCACCGGAGACCGCCTCGCCGCCCTCGAGGCCGACGGCCTGCTCGTACCCGGCGTCGGAGCGTTCAGCGCCGTGATGGATCAGCTCACCGCCGTGCGCGGCGGCGAGGTCATCGACAAGCGCCTCGCCGGCGGCCGCCCGGTTCTCGGCATCTGCGTAGGCATGCAGGTGATGTTCTCCGACAGCAACGAGCGCGGCGTCGAGGCCGAGGGCCTCGGCGAGTGGCCCGGCACGGTCGAACTGCTCGACGCCGAGGTGGTGCCGCACATGGGCTGGAACACCGTCGAGCCCCCCGCGGGCACGGTGCTCTTCGACGGCATCGAAGACGAGCGCTTCTACTTCGTGCACTCCTACGCGGCCCAGAACTGGGAGCTCACCCCCGACAAGACGCACCGGCCCCCGCTGGTCACCTGGGCCGAGCACGGAGCGAAGTTCGTGGCCGCGGTGGAGAACGGCCCGCTCTCGGCAACGCAGTTCCACCCCGAGAAGTCGGGCGACGCCGGCATCCGCCTGCTCTCCAACTGGCTCGGCACGCTCGACTGA
- the miaB gene encoding tRNA (N6-isopentenyl adenosine(37)-C2)-methylthiotransferase MiaB produces the protein MSTVSEAPTIIAASNASRDASGRARTYEVRTYGCQMNVHDSERLSGSLEAAGYVKAEGVEPDVVVINTCAVRENADNKLYGNLGHLASVKRRHEGMQIAVGGCLAQKDKNVILDKAPWVDVVFGTHNMGALPSLLERARHNDEAQIEILESLETFPSTLPTKRDSTYSGWVSISVGCNNTCTFCIVPALRGKEKDRRPGEILAELQSLVDDGALEVTLLGQNVNSYGVEFGDRLAFGKLLRAAGEIEGLERIRFTSPHPAAFTDDVIDAMAETPSVMPQLHMPLQSGSDRILRAMRRSYRSAKFLGILDRVRAKIPNAAISTDIIVGFPGETEEDFQETLRVVEQARFASAFTFQYSIRPGTPAATMPDQVPREVVQERYDRLVALQDRISLEENQKIVGRRVELVVANGEGRKDGETKRLSGRAEDSRLVHFELPEGSAAPRPGDVVSVTVTQAAPYYLIADSDGTPLEVRRTRAGDAWDRSEAESCAVPGASGSNAAEGSGPGRVSLGLPGLRVGAPSSPRVATVPIYSSTDDLRS, from the coding sequence ATGAGCACAGTCAGCGAAGCACCGACGATCATCGCGGCGTCGAACGCGTCCCGCGACGCGTCGGGGCGCGCGCGCACCTACGAGGTGCGCACCTACGGCTGCCAGATGAACGTGCACGACTCCGAGCGGTTGAGCGGGTCTCTCGAGGCTGCGGGTTACGTCAAGGCCGAGGGCGTCGAACCCGATGTCGTCGTCATCAACACCTGCGCCGTGCGCGAGAACGCCGACAACAAGCTCTACGGCAACCTCGGTCATCTCGCCTCGGTGAAGCGCCGGCACGAGGGCATGCAGATCGCCGTCGGCGGGTGCCTCGCGCAGAAAGACAAGAACGTCATCCTCGACAAGGCCCCGTGGGTCGACGTGGTTTTTGGCACCCACAACATGGGCGCCCTGCCCAGCCTCCTCGAGCGGGCCCGTCACAACGACGAGGCGCAGATCGAGATCCTCGAGTCGCTCGAGACCTTCCCCTCCACTCTCCCCACCAAGCGCGATTCCACCTACAGCGGCTGGGTCTCCATCTCGGTGGGCTGCAACAACACCTGCACCTTCTGCATCGTGCCGGCGCTCCGCGGCAAGGAGAAAGACCGCCGTCCCGGCGAGATTCTCGCCGAACTCCAGTCGCTCGTCGACGACGGCGCTCTCGAGGTCACCCTGCTCGGCCAGAACGTCAACTCCTACGGCGTCGAGTTCGGCGACCGTCTCGCTTTCGGCAAGCTCCTCCGGGCCGCCGGTGAGATCGAGGGCCTGGAGCGCATCCGTTTCACCAGCCCGCACCCCGCGGCGTTCACCGACGACGTCATCGACGCGATGGCCGAGACCCCGTCGGTGATGCCGCAGCTGCACATGCCTCTGCAGTCGGGCTCCGACCGCATCCTGCGTGCCATGCGGCGCTCCTACCGCTCGGCCAAGTTCCTCGGCATCCTCGACCGCGTGCGGGCGAAGATCCCGAACGCCGCGATCAGCACCGACATCATCGTGGGGTTCCCCGGCGAGACCGAAGAAGACTTCCAAGAGACCCTCCGGGTGGTCGAGCAGGCCCGCTTCGCCTCGGCCTTCACCTTCCAGTACTCGATCCGCCCCGGCACCCCCGCGGCGACGATGCCCGACCAGGTGCCGCGCGAGGTGGTGCAGGAGCGCTACGACCGACTGGTCGCCCTGCAAGACCGCATCTCGCTCGAAGAGAACCAGAAGATCGTCGGGCGGCGCGTCGAGCTCGTCGTCGCGAACGGCGAGGGCCGCAAAGACGGCGAGACGAAGCGACTGAGCGGTCGGGCGGAAGACAGCAGGCTGGTGCACTTCGAGCTTCCCGAGGGTTCGGCGGCGCCGCGCCCCGGCGACGTCGTCTCGGTCACCGTCACGCAGGCGGCGCCCTACTACCTCATCGCCGACAGCGACGGCACCCCGCTCGAGGTGCGGCGCACCCGCGCGGGCGACGCCTGGGACAGGAGCGAGGCCGAGTCGTGCGCTGTGCCGGGCGCGTCGGGCTCGAATGCCGCCGAGGGTTCCGGGCCGGGGCGGGTCTCGCTCGGTCTGCCGGGCCTCCGCGTGGGCGCACCGTCGAGCCCGCGCGTCGCGACCGTGCCGATTTACAGCTCCACCGACGACCTGCGGAGCTGA
- a CDS encoding histidinol-phosphate transaminase: MTTLDELPIRDDLRGREPYGAPHLHLPVELNVNENTHPIPEDVARDIIESIARELLQVNRYPDREFTALRDSLAAYLGHGLGRDNIWAANGSNEVLQQILMAFGGPGRSVLGFPPTYSMHSIIAHGTGTEWIAGERDTDFQISPQTAVEWVERTKPDLVFFCAPNNPTGTALDLDTIAAAYDATDGMVVVDEAYAEFMPADRPSALTLLEGRPRLIVSRTMSKAFAFAGARLGYLAADPAVTDAIRLVRLPYHLSALTQAAAVAALDHAPEMLAMVDDIKAQRDRIVTELTELGYHPWPSAANFVLFGGVDDPEALFEALLARGIIIRNLSIPGHLRVSAGTAAETTAFLEAMRELTPAPTDPAR, from the coding sequence GTGACCACCCTCGACGAACTCCCCATCCGAGACGACCTGCGCGGTAGGGAGCCCTACGGCGCCCCGCATCTGCACCTCCCGGTCGAGCTGAACGTCAACGAAAACACTCACCCCATTCCCGAAGACGTCGCTCGCGACATCATCGAGTCGATCGCCCGCGAGCTGCTCCAGGTGAACCGCTATCCCGACCGCGAGTTCACCGCACTTCGTGACTCGCTCGCCGCGTACCTCGGTCACGGCCTCGGCCGCGACAACATCTGGGCCGCGAACGGCTCCAACGAGGTGCTGCAGCAGATCCTCATGGCATTCGGCGGGCCGGGCCGTTCCGTGCTGGGGTTCCCTCCCACCTACTCGATGCACTCGATCATCGCGCACGGCACCGGCACCGAGTGGATCGCCGGCGAACGCGACACCGACTTCCAGATCTCGCCGCAGACCGCCGTCGAGTGGGTCGAGCGCACCAAGCCCGACCTCGTCTTCTTCTGCGCGCCCAACAACCCCACCGGCACCGCACTCGACCTCGACACCATCGCCGCGGCCTACGACGCTACTGACGGGATGGTCGTCGTCGACGAGGCCTACGCCGAGTTCATGCCCGCCGACCGGCCGAGCGCCCTCACCCTCCTCGAGGGCCGACCGCGCCTGATCGTGTCGCGCACGATGAGCAAGGCCTTCGCCTTCGCGGGCGCGCGCCTCGGCTACCTCGCCGCCGACCCCGCAGTCACCGACGCCATCCGTCTGGTGCGGCTGCCCTACCACCTGTCGGCGCTCACGCAGGCCGCCGCGGTCGCCGCGCTCGACCACGCCCCCGAGATGCTGGCGATGGTCGACGACATCAAGGCGCAGCGCGACCGCATCGTCACCGAACTCACCGAGCTCGGCTACCACCCGTGGCCGAGCGCCGCGAACTTCGTGCTGTTCGGCGGCGTCGACGACCCCGAGGCGCTGTTCGAGGCGCTGCTCGCCCGGGGCATCATCATCCGCAACCTCAGCATCCCGGGCCACCTCCGGGTGAGCGCGGGCACCGCCGCCGAGACCACGGCGTTCCTCGAGGCCATGCGCGAGCTGACCCCCGCCCCCACCGACCCCGCTCGATAG
- a CDS encoding class I SAM-dependent methyltransferase, which produces MDGEHYFSAQPAGELSLREITVELAGAPRRLQTASGVFSPERLDAGTRVLLSNVPAPPPGGNLLDLGCGWGPIALSLALESPHATVWAVDVNERALDLIRRNAHMLGLDHVNAVRPEDVPDSLKFTTIWSNPPIRVGKNELHSMLQTWLPRLDTGSDAWLVVQKNLGSDSLQRWLDTEFSDMSVMRTTTNRGYRVLRVRNHAG; this is translated from the coding sequence ATGGATGGCGAGCACTACTTCTCTGCGCAGCCGGCGGGAGAGTTGTCGCTCCGCGAGATCACCGTCGAACTCGCCGGCGCCCCGCGCCGCCTTCAGACGGCCTCGGGTGTGTTCAGCCCCGAACGGCTCGACGCGGGTACCCGCGTGCTCCTGTCGAATGTCCCGGCGCCTCCCCCGGGCGGGAATCTGCTCGACCTCGGGTGCGGGTGGGGACCGATCGCTCTCTCGCTCGCTCTCGAGTCACCGCACGCCACGGTGTGGGCGGTCGACGTCAACGAACGTGCTCTGGATCTGATTCGACGGAATGCTCACATGTTAGGCCTCGACCATGTCAACGCCGTCCGGCCCGAAGATGTTCCCGATTCGCTGAAGTTCACCACGATCTGGTCGAACCCGCCCATCCGCGTCGGCAAGAACGAGCTCCACTCCATGCTGCAGACCTGGCTCCCACGCCTCGACACGGGGTCGGATGCGTGGCTCGTCGTGCAGAAGAACCTCGGCTCCGATTCGCTGCAGCGCTGGCTCGACACGGAGTTCTCCGACATGTCGGTGATGCGGACGACGACGAACCGTGGCTACCGCGTGCTCCGGGTGCGCAACCACGCCGGCTGA
- the hflX gene encoding GTPase HflX: MSDHDAVDDGTLRDATGVGAAPRASAHDADGSAASDDAVSRILASAGSRASAYSLFTEGAAQALQRAETTADSGFDGDQFDRDDRQSLRRVAGLSTELDDVTEVEYRQLRLENVVIIGLYSQGTLADAENSLHELAALAETAGAVVLDGLLQRRPHPDPSTYFGKGKAEELRAIVQSLGADTVIADTELAPSQRRALEDVVKVKVIDRTAVILDIFSQHAKSREGKAQVELAQLEYLLPRLRGWGESMSRQAGGQVGGAGAGMGSRGPGETKIELDRRRIHTRMAKLRRQIAAMKPARDAKRANRRRNAVPSVAIAGYTNAGKSSLLNRITSAGVLVENALFATLDATVRKNATTDGRPYTIADTVGFVRALPHQLVEAFRSTLEEVQDSDVVVHVVDASHPDPAGQIATVRDVMGEAGARGIPEIIAFNKSDLVSDDERLVLRGLEPKAVFVSARTGEGIPELLARIDELIPRPSLEMNLLVPYDRGDLVTLLHERNTVLSTEYGEAGTHVRALINPEFEERLEEFAIAR, from the coding sequence ATGTCAGACCACGACGCCGTCGACGACGGCACCCTGCGCGACGCGACGGGCGTCGGCGCCGCGCCGCGCGCATCCGCTCACGACGCCGACGGCTCGGCCGCGTCGGATGACGCGGTGTCGCGCATCCTCGCCTCGGCCGGCTCCCGGGCGAGCGCGTACTCGCTCTTCACCGAGGGCGCCGCGCAGGCGCTCCAACGCGCCGAGACCACCGCCGACAGCGGCTTCGACGGCGACCAGTTCGACCGCGACGACCGGCAGTCGCTGCGCCGCGTCGCCGGGCTCTCGACCGAGCTCGACGACGTCACCGAGGTGGAGTACCGGCAGCTCAGGCTCGAGAACGTCGTCATCATCGGCCTCTACTCGCAGGGCACGCTCGCCGACGCCGAGAACTCGCTGCACGAGCTCGCGGCCCTCGCCGAGACGGCGGGCGCCGTCGTGCTCGACGGCCTGCTGCAGCGCCGGCCGCACCCCGACCCCAGCACCTACTTCGGCAAGGGCAAGGCCGAGGAGCTGCGCGCCATCGTGCAGTCGCTCGGGGCCGACACCGTGATCGCCGACACCGAGCTCGCCCCGAGCCAGCGGCGTGCGCTCGAAGACGTGGTGAAGGTGAAGGTGATCGACCGCACGGCGGTGATCCTCGACATCTTCAGCCAGCACGCCAAGAGCCGCGAGGGCAAGGCCCAGGTCGAGCTCGCGCAGCTCGAGTACCTGCTGCCGAGGCTCCGCGGTTGGGGTGAGTCGATGTCGCGCCAGGCCGGTGGTCAGGTGGGTGGCGCGGGAGCCGGTATGGGGTCTCGTGGCCCCGGTGAGACGAAGATCGAGCTCGATCGGCGCCGCATCCACACCCGCATGGCGAAGCTGCGCCGGCAGATCGCCGCGATGAAGCCCGCGCGTGACGCGAAGCGCGCCAACCGGCGCCGCAACGCGGTGCCCAGCGTCGCCATTGCGGGGTACACCAACGCGGGCAAGTCGTCGCTGCTCAACCGCATCACGAGTGCGGGCGTGCTCGTCGAGAACGCGCTGTTCGCGACCCTCGACGCCACCGTGCGCAAGAACGCGACTACCGACGGGCGCCCCTACACGATCGCCGACACCGTCGGTTTCGTGCGGGCGCTCCCGCACCAGCTGGTCGAGGCGTTCCGTTCGACCCTCGAAGAGGTGCAGGACTCGGATGTGGTGGTGCACGTCGTCGACGCCTCGCACCCCGACCCGGCGGGCCAGATCGCGACCGTGCGCGACGTGATGGGTGAGGCGGGTGCCCGAGGCATCCCCGAGATCATCGCGTTCAACAAGAGCGACCTGGTCTCCGACGACGAGCGGCTGGTGCTGCGCGGGCTCGAGCCAAAGGCGGTGTTCGTCTCGGCGCGCACCGGGGAGGGCATTCCCGAGCTGCTCGCGCGCATCGACGAGCTCATCCCGCGGCCGAGCCTCGAGATGAACCTGCTGGTGCCCTACGACCGCGGCGATCTGGTGACCCTGCTGCACGAGCGCAACACCGTGCTGAGCACTGAGTACGGGGAGGCGGGCACGCACGTGCGCGCGCTCATCAACCCGGAGTTCGAGGAGCGCCTCGAGGAGTTCGCGATCGCCCGCTGA
- the dapF gene encoding diaminopimelate epimerase yields the protein MPADLHFTKGQGTGNDFVLFTDADGEIDLLPTQVAAICDRHFGVGADGVLRAVRSANLPEGAAALAEDPAAEWFMDYRNADGSIAEMCGNGIRVFARYLLDNGLAELAAGETLVIGTRAGVRDVQRSKLGFQVDLGRWRLDGGEPLVRAKNLQVPRPGLGINVGNPHVVVALADDDELAEADLTFIPHVEPVPEDGANVEFVVPSEPLVRDGVGHIRMRVHERGSGETLSCGTGAAAAALATRHWAGAGAPDHWSVAVPGGVVGVRMFPTEDGEHVALSGPAELVYEGDLAIA from the coding sequence ATGCCCGCCGATCTCCACTTCACCAAGGGCCAGGGGACTGGCAACGACTTCGTGCTCTTCACCGACGCCGACGGGGAGATCGACCTCCTCCCCACCCAGGTCGCCGCCATCTGCGACCGGCACTTCGGTGTCGGGGCCGACGGCGTGCTGCGCGCCGTGCGGTCGGCCAACCTTCCGGAGGGGGCCGCCGCACTGGCCGAAGACCCGGCGGCCGAGTGGTTCATGGACTACCGCAACGCCGACGGTTCCATCGCCGAGATGTGCGGCAACGGCATCCGTGTCTTCGCCCGCTACCTCCTCGACAACGGGCTCGCCGAGCTGGCGGCGGGGGAGACCCTCGTCATCGGCACGCGCGCCGGGGTGCGCGACGTGCAGCGCAGCAAGCTCGGCTTCCAGGTCGACCTCGGGCGCTGGCGGCTCGACGGCGGCGAACCGCTCGTGCGGGCCAAGAACCTGCAGGTGCCGCGGCCGGGCCTCGGCATCAACGTGGGCAACCCCCATGTGGTGGTCGCCCTCGCCGACGACGACGAGCTGGCCGAGGCCGATCTCACCTTCATCCCGCACGTCGAGCCCGTACCCGAAGACGGTGCGAACGTCGAGTTCGTGGTACCCAGCGAGCCGCTCGTGCGCGACGGTGTGGGCCACATCAGGATGCGCGTGCACGAACGCGGGAGCGGCGAGACCCTCTCCTGCGGCACGGGCGCGGCGGCGGCGGCACTGGCGACCCGCCACTGGGCCGGTGCGGGTGCGCCCGACCATTGGAGCGTCGCGGTGCCCGGTGGCGTCGTGGGCGTCCGCATGTTCCCCACCGAAGACGGCGAGCACGTCGCGCTCTCGGGGCCGGCCGAGCTGGTGTACGAGGGCGACCTGGCGATCGCCTAG
- the hisB gene encoding imidazoleglycerol-phosphate dehydratase HisB, with protein MTAPRTARLERETSESSIELSLDLDGTGVSDIQTSVPFYDHLLTAFAKHSLTDLTVRAKGDIEIDVHHTVEDIGIVLGQAIRQALGDKSGISRFGDALVPLDEALVQAVVDISGRPYLVHTGEPAGFEFHLIGGHFTGSMVRHVFEAITFNAGLTVHVTVLGGRDPHHIAEAEFKAFARAFRQAKALDPLVSGIPSTKGAL; from the coding sequence ATGACCGCACCCCGCACCGCCCGTCTCGAGCGCGAGACGAGCGAGTCGAGCATCGAGCTCTCGCTCGACCTCGACGGCACCGGAGTCTCCGACATCCAGACCTCGGTGCCGTTCTACGACCACCTGCTCACCGCCTTCGCGAAGCACTCGCTCACCGACCTCACCGTGCGGGCCAAGGGCGACATCGAGATCGACGTCCATCACACCGTCGAGGACATCGGCATCGTGCTCGGTCAGGCCATCCGCCAGGCGCTCGGCGACAAGTCGGGCATCTCGCGCTTCGGCGACGCCCTGGTTCCCCTCGACGAGGCGCTCGTGCAGGCCGTCGTCGACATCTCGGGGCGCCCCTACCTCGTGCACACGGGGGAGCCCGCCGGGTTCGAGTTCCACCTCATCGGCGGTCACTTCACCGGATCGATGGTGCGCCACGTCTTCGAGGCCATCACCTTCAACGCGGGCCTCACCGTTCACGTCACCGTGCTCGGCGGGCGCGACCCGCACCACATCGCCGAGGCCGAGTTCAAGGCCTTCGCCCGCGCCTTCCGTCAGGCCAAGGCGCTCGACCCGCTGGTGAGCGGCATCCCGTCGACCAAGGGTGCGCTGTGA
- the lexA gene encoding transcriptional repressor LexA, whose protein sequence is MAIDPARTRRRKSLSDKQLAILDVIQRSVSARGYPPSMREIGDAVGLSSLSSVTHQLNQLELSGYLRRDPNRPRAMEVLIDVPGIDEVPAPDADSAPPVGDATLVPLVGRIAAGIPITAEQQVDEVFPLPRQLVGNGDLFMLKVVGESMIDAAICDGDWVVVRQQHTAENGDIVAAMLDEEATVKVFRQRDGHTWLLPRNSNFEPILGDHAVVLGKVVAVLRAV, encoded by the coding sequence GTGGCCATCGACCCGGCACGCACCAGGCGGCGCAAGAGCCTCAGCGACAAGCAGCTCGCCATCCTCGACGTCATCCAGCGCTCGGTCTCGGCCAGGGGCTACCCGCCGAGCATGCGCGAGATCGGCGACGCCGTGGGCCTGTCCTCCCTCTCCAGCGTCACCCACCAGCTCAACCAGCTCGAGCTGAGCGGCTACCTGCGCCGCGACCCCAACCGACCGCGCGCGATGGAGGTGCTCATCGACGTGCCCGGCATCGACGAGGTGCCCGCACCCGATGCCGATTCGGCTCCGCCCGTGGGCGACGCCACCCTCGTGCCGCTGGTGGGCCGCATCGCCGCGGGCATCCCGATCACGGCGGAGCAGCAGGTCGACGAGGTGTTCCCCCTCCCCCGTCAGCTCGTCGGCAACGGCGACCTGTTCATGCTGAAGGTCGTCGGCGAGTCGATGATCGACGCCGCCATCTGCGACGGCGACTGGGTGGTGGTGCGGCAGCAGCACACCGCCGAGAACGGCGACATCGTCGCGGCGATGCTCGACGAGGAGGCCACGGTGAAGGTGTTCCGTCAGCGCGACGGCCACACCTGGCTGCTCCCCCGCAACTCGAACTTCGAGCCCATCCTCGGCGACCACGCCGTCGTGCTCGGCAAGGTGGTCGCCGTGCTCAGGGCGGTCTGA
- a CDS encoding LysM peptidoglycan-binding domain-containing protein: MSIAAPVTASLRTTIPAATRTSATSTVATGTATTSTVAAGTAVTPKLRITARGRRVLAALVAVPVITVLAVVALMSGGSAIATGAGSSADFEYVTVAGGQSLWGIAESLAPEADPRDVIAEIMSLNQLSSSSVQPGQRIAIPADLAD, encoded by the coding sequence ATGAGCATCGCAGCACCTGTGACGGCTTCTCTTCGCACCACCATCCCCGCCGCCACCCGCACCAGCGCGACCAGCACCGTCGCTACCGGCACTGCCACCACCAGCACTGTCGCCGCCGGCACTGCCGTCACGCCGAAGTTGCGCATCACCGCCCGCGGCCGCCGCGTCCTGGCGGCCCTCGTGGCCGTTCCCGTCATCACCGTGCTCGCGGTGGTGGCGCTCATGAGCGGTGGCTCCGCCATCGCCACCGGTGCAGGCTCCTCGGCCGACTTCGAGTACGTCACCGTCGCCGGCGGGCAGAGCCTGTGGGGCATCGCCGAGTCGCTCGCCCCCGAGGCCGACCCTCGCGACGTCATCGCCGAGATCATGAGCCTCAACCAGCTGAGCTCCTCCTCGGTGCAGCCCGGCCAGCGCATCGCCATCCCGGCCGACCTCGCCGACTGA